A window of Oxyura jamaicensis isolate SHBP4307 breed ruddy duck unplaced genomic scaffold, BPBGC_Ojam_1.0 oxyUn_random_OJ48628, whole genome shotgun sequence genomic DNA:
ccatgtacttcttccttctcaacctcgccctcctcgacctgggctgcatctccaccactctgcccaaagccatggccaattctctctgggacaccagggccatctcctatcaagggtgtgctgcacaggtctctttctttctgtcctttatATCAGCAGAATATTTCCTTCTCACCGTCATGGCCTAcgaccgctacgttgccatctgccagcccctgcactacgggagcctcctgggcagcagagcttgtgcccagatggcagcagctgcctggggcactGGATTTCtcaatgctgtcctgcacacggccaatacattttccctgcccctaTGCCAAGGCAATGCTATTGACCAATTCTTTTGTGaaattccccagatcctcaagctctcctgctcagatgcctacctcaGGGAAGTTGGGGCACTTCTGTTTAGTGTTTCATTActatttggttgttttgttttcattgtggtttcctatgtgcagatcttcagggctgtgctgaggatgccctctgagcagggccggcacaaagccttttccacgtgcctcccgcacctggccgtggtctccctgtttgtcagcactgccatgtttgcctacctgaagcccccctccaccccctccccatccctggacctggtggtggcagttctgtactcggtggtgcctccagcagtgaaccccctcatctacagcatgaggaaccaggaacTCAAGCATGCGCTGTGGAAATTAATGACTAGATTTGTTTGGAAGCAATAAATTTCCAATCTATTTCTGCAGATGACTAATAATGTCAGTGATTGTAAGAACAACTGATATTACCTATGATAttatttgtgtctgtgtgtatttATGAGTGTTTTTATTACAGGACTTTGTGTTAATATGGCTGAAGTTGCCCATTAAAATGATCCGattcatctcatttcttttacagGATGTACCTGTCGAGTGTAGCTCAGAGACTCTGTATATGCAGAGCTAGGCTCTCTGGGAATTTAAGTAAAAGAAAGGAGCCTCACTGCCTGCTCTGACGTCCTTCCTCTGAGACgtggcctggctctgcaggggcagtgcccatgtgcagggctgcagaggagaagagTCGTGGCCCAGCAGCCCGGCCAGGGAGTAGCAGCGCTGGGtccatgcagagctgctctcctgccactgcccccctgtcctgctgagccctgctgctggggtcaGGCCCGGCTGATGACTGTGTTATAGAGATCACTTCTACCTGCTGTTAGAAATGACGGTACAACTCAATCTGAATTTAGCAGGATTTATGAAAGGCAAggaaacagcgctgggtgcatGGGGAGTCTACGCTCTACCACCACGCACGCACAGCCATCcaactttctaaatatatacaACATTGCATTTACATATTCATAAGAAACCTGAGTACAGCTATACATATGAATGACCTATTCCCACTTTGATttataattagtattttcacAAACTCCTCCTTTTGGTGCCTGAGCAGTGTCTCTTGGTGGTGGTCGTTgggggtcgtggggatgaaggcGCACAGTCCTTCTTCATCACCAAGAGGAAACTTTTATTCTTGGGGAGACTCTGTTGGTTCCTGGATCTCGTCCAGACCGCATGGGTGGTTTCAACCGGCTCCCTCTCTTCTGCGCAGACCCCAATTTCCCTATCT
This region includes:
- the LOC118158849 gene encoding olfactory receptor 14A16-like yields the protein MPNISSVSEFLLLAFTDTRELQLLHFALFLGIYLTALLGNGLILTAVACEHHLHTPMYFFLLNLALLDLGCISTTLPKAMANSLWDTRAISYQGCAAQVSFFLSFISAEYFLLTVMAYDRYVAICQPLHYGSLLGSRACAQMAAAAWGTGFLNAVLHTANTFSLPLCQGNAIDQFFCEIPQILKLSCSDAYLREVGALLFSVSLLFGCFVFIVVSYVQIFRAVLRMPSEQGRHKAFSTCLPHLAVVSLFVSTAMFAYLKPPSTPSPSLDLVVAVLYSVVPPAVNPLIYSMRNQELKHALWKLMTRFVWKQ